The Methylobacterium durans nucleotide sequence GAGGCCGGCTGGATCCATACGGGCGATCTCGCCACCCTGGACCCGGAAGGCTTCTGCAGCATCGTCGGGCGGATCAAGGACATGGTGATCCGCGGCGGCGAGAACATCTACCCGCGGGAAGTGGAGGATTTCCTCTACCGGCACCCGGCGATCCACGAGGTGCAGGTCTTCGGGGTGCCAGATCCCCGCTACGGCGAGGAGGTCTGCGCCTGGATCAGGCTCCGGCCCGGCGCGGAGGCGACCGCGGAGGACATCCGTGCATTCTGCACCGGGCAGATCGCCCACCAGAAGATCCCGCGCCACATCGCGTTCGTCGATGCCTTCCCGATGACGGTCACGGGCAAGGTCCAGAAATTCCTGATGCGCGAGGCGATGGTGCGGATGCTGACCGGCGAGGCGGCTCGGCCGAGTGGATGATCTTGCCACCGCTGGTTGCGCCACTATCTCGGCTGCCCGACCGTCACCAGGGTGCAGGGTTCCATGTCGGAGGAAGGTCTCGAACTGGGTGGGTTCGCGGCTCTGACCGCGGAGATCGTCTCGGCCTACCTGCGTGGCAATCCCGTCCCGCCGGAGGAGTTGCCCGGCCTGATCGCGCGGGTGCACGGGACCCTGGCCGGGTTGGGCAACGGCGGGGCCGCCCCCGCGCCTGCCCGGACGGCGACGAGGGCCGAGATCGAGCGCTCGGTGACGCCGGACTACCTCGTCAGCTTCGAGGACGGACAGCGCTATAAGACCCTGGCCCGTCATCTGCGGCGGAGGGGGCTGAGCCCCGAGGCGTACCGGGCGAAGTGGGGACTGCCCGTCGGCTATCCGATGATCGCGGCGACCTACTCGGCCCGGCGCTCGGAACTCGCCCGCTCGTTCCAGCTCGGCAGGCCGGACCGCGCTGGACCGGCGCGGCAGACCGGAGAAGACCCTGATCCGGGCCTCGCCGGGCACGCGGCCGCCGGGCTGCCGGTGGGCGGGGAGGCCGGAGACGAAACGCAGCGCGACGGGCCCGGCCGGGATGGCGCCGTCGCGCGGGCCGGGGCGCGACGGTAGCGGCGCAACCGAGCGGACGATCCGCGGCCCGGGGCCGCTTGCTCGACCCGAGGCGAACGGGATACTCAACCGTACGTTGAGCAAAACGGGACGACTCATTCTGCCCAGGCAGGCGGGAGGGCAGGCCGAGGTTTACATGTCATCAGAGAACCTGTCCGGAGGCGGACGGATCGCCGAGGACCGCTTCCGCCTCCTGATCCAGGCGGTGACCGACTACGCCATCTACATGCTCGATCCGACCGGCATCGTGGTCAGCTGGAACCCCGGCGCGGAGCGCTTCAAGGGCTACTCCGAGGCCGAGATCATCGGCCAGCACTTCTCCCGGTTCTACACGACCGAGGACAAGGCGACGGACCTGCCCCGGCGCGCGCTCGAGACCGCGGCCAGCGAAGGCCGCTTCGAGCAGGAGGGATGGCGGGTCCGCAAGGACGGAACGCGCATGTGGGCGCACGTCGTGATCGACCCCATCCGCGATGCATCCGGCGCCCTGCTCGGCTTCGCCAAGATCACGCGGGACATCACGGCGCGTCAGGCGGCGCAGGAGGCTCTGCGCGCGAGCGAGGAACGCTTCCGCATCCTCGTGCAGGGCGTGACCGACTACGCCATCTTCATGCTGAGCCCGGAGGGGATCGTCACCAACTGGAATGCCGGTGCGGCCCGGATCAAGGGCTATCGGGAATCGGACATCGTCGGCCAGCATTTCTCCCGCTTCTACACGGAGGGAGACCGGGCGGCGGGCCTGCCCGCCAGGGCCCTGGAGACGGCGCTCCGGGAGGGCAAGTACGAGGCGGAAGGCTGGCGGCTGCGGAAGGACGGCAGCCGGTTCTGGGCGAGCGTGGTCATCGACGCCATCCGCAACGAGATGGGGGCGCTCGTCGGCTACGCCAAGGTCACCCGGGACATCACCGAACGGCGGAGCGCGCAGCAGGCCCTCGAGAAGACCCGGGCCGCCCTGTTCCAGGCGCAGAAGATGGAGGCGCTCGGCGGCCTGAGCTCCGGCGTCGCCCACGATTTCAACAACCTCCTGACCGTCGTGCTGGGCAACCTCGACCTGCTGCGGCGCGCTCCCGAGGAGCGGCGCGCCCGCCTGATCGACAACGCCGTCCAGGCGGTCGAGCAGGGCCGCAGGCTGACGCAGCAATTGCTCACCTTCGGGCGCCGGCACGTGGTTCTGCCCGAAGTGGTGGACGTCAACCGGCTGATTCTCGGCATGGACGACATGCTGAAGCAGTCGCTGCGGGGCGATATTCACCTCGTCTTCGATCTCGCCGAGGGCGTCTGGCCGGTCGAGGTCGATCCCTCGCAGCTGCAGATCGCCCTGATCAACCTCGCCGTGAACGCACGCGACGCCATGCCCGAGGGCGGCCGGTTCCGGATCCGGACGGAGAACGCGACCGGTCCCGAGGCGGGTGCGGCCGCCAGCGTCGAGATCGCCGTGAGCGACACCGGCCACGGCATGCCGCCAGACGTGCTCGCCCGCGCGTTCGAGCCCTTCTTCAGCACGAAGGACGTCGGCAAGGGGACGGGCCTCGGCCTCCCCCAGGTCTACGGCTTCGCCCAGCAGGCGCACGGGTCGGTGCGCGCGGCGAGCGAGGTCGGCCACGGCACGACGTTCACGATCGCCCTGCCGCGCACGGACGCGCCGGCGACGGACGCCGAGATCGGCGCCCCGCGGCCCGACGAGATGCGTCGTCCGCTGCACATCCTCCTCGTCGAGGACAATCCCCACATCGCGGAGGTTGCGGTCTCGGTGATCCACGAGCGGGGCCACGCGGTCGTGAGCACCGCGAGTGCGCCGGAGGCGCTGCAGGTGCTCGCCGCGGGCCAGCGCTTCGACTTGGTCCTGTCCGACCTCGTGATGCCGGGCGGCATGAATGGGTTCGACCTCGCCCGGCAGGTGCGCCGCCGCTGGCCCGATCTGCCGATCCTGCTGGCGACCGGCTACAGCGATCAGGCCGAGAAGGCGATCAAGGACGGCTTCCCGCTGATCTCGAAGCCCTACCAGCCCGCGGCGCTGCTCGTGGCCATCGAAAAGGCGGCCTCTTTGGTCGCCCTGTCGCCCCGGCGGGACACGGTCGTCGCGATCACGCGGCCGGCCGCGGACGGACGCTGACGCCCGTCACCCCGGCGCGCGCCTGCAACGTTGAGGGGCCTGCACCGTTGTCCCCTATGGCTACCATCGCCGTCATGATCGCTACACCGGGGGACGTCGCCTTTTGGCGCACTCGTCGGAGAGGGACATCGCGCTCGCGGCCGAGTCGGTCCTGCGCAACTTCGATCCGGTCGTCCTGCCGGCCGCGATCTGGGTTCAATGCGCGGACCGCGAGGTGACCCTCCGGCTCACGGGCTATCTCACCGGGGTGCAGGAGGAGATGATCACGGCGTGAGGATGCGCGATGCATCCGCCGGGAGCAGGATTCGATCGTACGGGAGGCTGAGCGATGAAACTGACCGCAGAGGCCGCGAAAGCGCTGGCGAAGGCTTGGGCGACGCAGAAGGTGCACAAGCCCGCGAAAGACCAATCAGCCGGCAAGCCTAAATAGAGCTTACAGAGACGTCTGGCGGCGACCCGAACTCGGAAGCCGGCCCGGCCTACACCCGCCCGCCAGTTCAGGGCCCTCGGTTCGCGGGCGGCTGGTAGGCCTCGGCCGGGAGGTCGCGCGAGAGGCTCTCGCCCGTCGCACGGCCCGGGGCGGGACTCGGCATCAGGTTCGGGCCCGGTGGCTCGGCCGGCTTCAGGCCGTCCGTGATGTAGCGCTGCGGTCCGCCGACGCTCGGGACGGCCGGGGCTGCCGCGGGCGCCCCCGCCTCCGGGCCCGTCGGCGCGAGATAGCGCCGCCCGGTATCGGCCGGGCTCGGCTGCGGCGGCGGGGGCGCGGGGATGCGGGATTGCTCGACGGGTTGCGGCGGCGCGGCCGACCGCGGCTCGCTGCGCGGCGGAGGCTCGGCTTGTGCCGGGCGTGCGGCCTGGGGCGCCGGAGGGCGGCTCCGGGCCAGCGGGACCCGTGGCGGGGCGGGGCTCCGGCGCACGGCCGGGACGCTGCGGGCGCCGAGGCCCGCGGGCAGCGTGATGGCCATGCGCTCGACCGCGCCGACGAGGTCGCCGAGGCTCGCCCGCTCGGTCCGGCAGAGCCGGATCCGCAGCGACAGCGCCCGCCGCCCGTCCCGCCATTCGGGAAGCGGCCCGAACAGGGCGGATGGCCCGCCCGCCTGCGGGCCGGTGCGCGGCCTCTCGAACCATTGCCACGCGTAGAGGCAGTCCGGCCCCAGCGCCAGCCCGACCGGCCCATAGGCGTTGCGCCGCGGGGCGGCAAGCACCCGCATCGGCTGTCCGGGAAAGCGGACCGCGATCTCGCCCTCGATGCCGAACTGGCTCGGCTTGGAGAGCCGCGGCGGAAAGGCGAGCAGGAGGTCGCCAGTCTCGTTGCGAAGCGCGATCTCGGCGTGGTTGCGCCCATCGCCGCCCGCGAACTGGATGCGCTGGTCGAAGCCGTCGCGGACGGGAGTCTCGACGACCGCCGTCACCGCGCCGGCGCCCGGCAGATGCAGGGCCGGCGAGGCGCCTTGCGCGCGCGCAGGGCCCGCGAGCGCGAGGAGGAGACAGCAGGCCAGGATTCTGGCGGCGGGATCGCCTTTCCGGTGACGTCTCACGGCAGCGTCTTCGGATTCGAGGCGGCCCGCTCGGAGGCCGGCCGACCGGGCACCGAGAAGCGGTCGAGCTCCGGCTGGTTCTGGCGGCCGCGCTCGGCCTGCTGCTCCTGCCAGAGCGTTCCCTGCGGCGGCGGCGCCAATCCCTCCGGCTTGTCGAGGCCGTTGTCCCCGGGCAGCAGCGCGTAGCCGTAGCGCTCGTAGGGCATGGCGCCGGCCCCGGCCACGCGGCGCGCCACCAGGGGAGCCGGGTTGGTTGCCGGCTCACGGGCGTAGGTACCGGGCTGGACCGGCTCGGCCAGCTTCTGCTGGGTGGAGGCGGGCGGGAAGCGCAGCGGGTTGTCGAGGGACACCGCCAGGGGAAACTCGCTCCGCTGCACGGCCGGCGGCTTGGCGTCGGCCCGCTGCCCGACGCCGGCGGCGTCCGGGCGGGGCACCCGGCCGTAGGTCTGCGGCTCCGGCCGCGGCGCCGGAGCCGGCGCGGAGCGCGCCGGCTGAGTCTGGGCCGGCTCGCGCGCGCAGGGCAGGGGCGGCCCGCCCAGATCCTCGCGGAAGAGGAGGTCGACCACCTTGGGGAACAGCCCGTCGTAGCGGTTCACGGTCTCGAGATACGGGCGCTGGCGCTTCAGCCGCTGCTGGGTGAGCGCGTAGCCGAACACGGTGCTCTCACCCGGCATCCAGGCGACGGCGCGCTGGAACCATTCGAGGGCCGCCTCGAACTGGCAGGAATTGTAGGCGTACCAGCCGAGGCCCTGCGCGCCCTCGCCGGAGCCCGAGGCGATCACGACCTTCGCGTAGCGCTCGATGCGGGCGGGCTCGATGAAGGGCGGGCTCGGCAGCGTCAGCTTGCGCTCCAGGATGTCGATGAACAGGATCTCGTTGCCGACGAAGCGGTCGCGCCAGGCATAGGCGACCTCCTCGGCCTCGCGCAGCATGTTGAGTTCGCGGAGCGTGTGGGCGAGGCCGTGCGCGACCATGGCGTCGCCCCCGCGCGCGATCGCCTGCTTGAACCATTCGAGCGCCTCGCGGAACTGGCGGCGCTTGTAGGCATACCAGCCGAGGAGACCGGTCTGGCTGGGGTCCCCGACCTTGCGGGCATAGGCCTGGAAGGCGGTGAGGTCGGCGAGCGTCGGGGCCTGCGCCGGCTCGTCGTGCAGGAAGGCGGCGATCCGCGCCCGGGTGATGTCGAGGCGGATCGCGTCGAATTCCGAGCGCGCCTCCGCATCCTGCCGGCCCATGGCGATCAGGCGCTCGGCCTGGTCCATCTTGATGTGGGCCATCGCCTTCTGGACCGTGGCGAGGCGCGCGCCAGCATCGTTGCTGGCGTCGAGGACGGATTTGTAGAGGTTGAAGGCGTCCTCGGAGGCCCCGGTCGCCGCGAGCGCATCCGCGATGGCCCAGATGCTCTCGACGTCGGCCGGGTCGAGGGCGGACGGATCGGCCCGGTAGAGCGCGACCACCTCCTCGGCGCTGCGGCCCGCGAGCGCCTTGATGCGGTTGCGGAACTCCGCCCGGCGGAGCTTGCGCGCCAGTTCCTCGGAGGGCTGCCAACTCGCGTCGAGCGAGCGGCGCGCGGCGATCGCGGCGCGCAGATCCTCGAACCGGCCCGCGGTGAACAAATCCCAGAGGGGCGCCTCCTCGGGCGGGCTCGGCTGCAGGCTGTCGAGGTCGGCGGGCTCGGTCCAGCCCGGATAGAGCCTCTTCAGGCGGGCGATCTCCGCCCGCATCCGGGCGGTCTGCTTCTGCGAGGCGTAGTAGCGGAGCGCACTCTCGTCGACCATGCCGGAACTGCCCGACGTGTCCGGCTCGACGAGGATCGCCGGCGCCCGTGTGCCGTCGCCGTAAACGATCCGGGGCGGGGCCTCGGGCGCGCCGCCCGTCTGCGCCGTCTGCGCGGTGGCGGGACATGCGGCGGCGAGGGCGCACGCGGCGGCGAGCCCGACCAGGGGATGGCAGAGGGGCAGGGGGATCACCGAGTCACGCATGACGGGTAGCGCATCCGGGCCGCGATCAGCGCGAGGAGGTGCAGGGTGGTCGGATAGTAGTTCTGGTTGTCCTGTACCGCGTCCATCCCGTCGGGGAAGGGGGTGCCGTCCTGGGCGCAGGCGACGAGGGCCGACAGCGCGACGTAGCCGGGCTCCGTCAGCCACTCGACGGGCCGTCCGTTGGCGGTGTCGACGATCGGCAGCCGCTCACGGTCGAGCCCGCCCCAGAGGCTGCGGAAGGGCGCGAGATCCTCGGGCCGCCCGGCCCCCGCCCAGGCAAGGTAGAGCGGGATGCGGATCGCGTTGTAGGAGAACAGGGCCGGAAAGCCGTCCGCCGGTCGCGGGGCGTCCTTGGCCGAGATCCACTCGGTCGGCAGACCGCTCGGCCCGAAGCGGGCCTGCCGCAGGATGTCGACGCCGCTGCGGATCACGGCCGCCCAATCGTATTCGGGGGCGACAATGGGCAGGCGCTGGAAGGCGGGGAAGACCCAGTAGGACAGGTTCAGCAACGGCCCGTCGGCGCGCTCGCGGGCCGAGAAGCCCGAGACCGCCGGCAGGACGAGGGGCCCGTGCGGGTCCTTGAACAGGATCGCCTTGCGCCCGAACTCCACCGCCATCCGCCGCGCGGCCGTGCGGTAACTCGCCTCGCCCCAGGCCTCGGCCGCCTCGGTCAGCGCCCAGGCGACCAGGATGTCGCCGTCTGTGGCGTTGTTCATGTCGGCGATCGCGGGCCGGTGGTCCGGCGTCCAGCGCCAAGCCAGCAATGCGTCGGAGCGCACCATCAGGTTGGCGCGCGTCCAGCCCCAGATCCGCTCGAAACTCGCCCGGTCGCTGGCCGCCACCGCGAGCAGCATGCCGTAGCCCTGGCCCTCGCTGTGGCTGATCTGCCCGTTCGCCGTGTCGATCACGCGGCCCTGCTCTGTGACGAAGCGGGCCCGGTAGGCGCGCCAGCCCGGGTGGTCGCCGAGCGTGCCGGCGAGCGGGAGGCCGGCGGCCGGGGGCGACGGGCTGTCCGGGCGGGGCGTGCTGGGCTGGGCGGTCGCGGGGGGCACGGCACCGGTCTCCGGCTGCTGGGCCCGCGCCGGCGCGAGCGCGAGGGCGGTGAGTGCGAGCGCGGCGGCAAGGATCGATCCGCGGCGGCGCGCGCCTCCGGTGCGGGCCGTCATGAATTCTTCCTGCCGAGCTGGCGCACGAGGCTCGTCGTGGCGAGGCCGAGGCAGAGCGCCATCAGCAGCGTCATGCCGACATAATAGGCCGGATTGAGGGAGAGCCACGCGGCCGAGACCAGCCGGAAGTTCGGCAGCGTCCAGGGTTGCGTCTCGACGAGATCGACCTGATCCGGCTGGACGATGCTGAGGCTGCCGTCCGAAGCGTCCAGGAAGGCGGCCCGCCCGACGAGGCGGGTCCATACGACGGGATCAACGAGGCAGGAGACGGAGGCCTTCAGCATCGAGGCGTTCGGGGCGGTGACCAGCACGATCCGGCCGCCGAGCTGCCCGGCGGCCCCTTCAGCAAGGACGAGGGAGGCGCGCGGATCGACCGGGACGGCCTCGCCCTCCGTGGGCCAGCGCAGCCAGTCCCGCATCGCCTCCCGGGCCTCCGAACCCCGCCGGACGACTTCGTCCCGGGCGCCGTCGAGGATCGTCCCGACCGAACCCGGTCCCCGCAGGTTCTCGCCCCAGCGCGCGAGCGGATCCTGACCGGCCGGGGCGGGCGCAGGCGTGGGGGCCGTCGCGGGAGCAGGCGCGGGGGGAGCGGCGGCGGCCGAGGCGACGCGCAGCGGCATGGTCGCGGGTGGGAGCGCGCAGCGCATCGGCAGGTTTCGCCGCATCCGGTCGAGGGTCAGCACGCCCTCCGCGCCGAACTGGCCGGGCGTCGCCACTGTCTCGGCGCGACCCTCCCAGATCCGCCGGACCTGATCGGGATCGAGGCCGACGGATGCGATCGTCAGCGGGCTCAGCGCGCGCGCCGGGGCGACCACGAGGCTGATGGCCCCGTCGGCCGAGCGCTCGTCCGACGTCACCTCGAAGTCGATGACGCGCTTGGCCGCGATGGCGAGCCGGGCCGCCAGCATGGCGGCGGCGTCCGCCGAATCCCGGTCGGGCGTCGGCAGGACGAGGCGCGGGCGGATGCCCTCCGCCACGAAGGGCACCGCGCCGCCCTTGATGGCGGAAAGATCGGGGCTGCGGGCGGCGCGGGCGAGAGCGGGCACCTCGATACGCGTCCGGTCGAGGAACAGGAACCGGGCCTGCCGGGCGCTCGGCGCGAGCGTGTCGCAGGCGCGGTCGGAGGCCGTCGGCAGGTGCGCCGAGATCTCGACGCGGTTCAGCCCCGGCCGCCACAGGCTCAAGGGGAGGGGAATGGCGCTGTCCTCGAACACCTCGCCGCGGGCGTAGGGCAGCGGCACACTGGCGGCGTTGCGCCCGTTGATGTCGACGACGATCTGTGCGCTCGGCTCGAGCCCGGCCGCGTAGCCGCCGGCGAGGTGCAGCATCACCTTGCCGTAATCGGCCGGGACGAAATCGGCCGGGAAGCGGATCTCGAAGCCGACCCGCAGCAGCCGACCGTTGAACTCCCGGGTTGCGACCCCGAGGCGGTCAAGGGTGAGGCTCTCGCCGCCCGAGACGCTGTAGCCCCGGGTCAGGCTGGCGAGCCGCGTCCCCGCGGGCGTGCCCGCCGCGTCCCCGGTGGCCGCGAGCGTCGCGATGGCTTGGCGGATATCGGCGTCGTTCGCCCCGGCGACGACGAGGACCGGCGCCCGGTTCGCCCGCGGCGGAAGGAGCGCGAGCTTCGGCCCGGTGATCGGCCCCAGTTCCTCGACGCCCTCGACCCCGCGGATCTCAGCCGCCGTGCCGACGACGAGGTTGACCCCGGTGCGCCCGGAGAGCGGCGGCCCGAACGTCACGGCCGGCCGCGCGAGCCGCCCGACGAGGGCCACCGCCTGCACCGCGCCGATCATGCGCTCCAGGCGCTCCAGGCTCGGCTTCTCGGTAAGGACGATGCCGACCGGTAGCGCCCCGCTCTCATCGGGCTCCAGGGCCGCGAGGGATCGGAGGTCGAGGTCGGAGGCCGGCGCCACCACGAGCCCCGAGCGGGACGGGTCGATCTGCGTCCAGAGCTCGTAGGTCGCCCCGGTCGAGCAATCGACCCGGTGGCGCTGGCTCGCCATGAAGCTCACCGCGTTGTAGCCGCCCTTGAGCAGCCCCTCGGGTAGTGTGAACTCCACCACCTTCACGGCGCCGGGGGCCTGGATCCGGGTCCAGCCGACCTTGGTGCCGTTGACGAGGCCGGTCAGTTCGGAGACCTCGGGCGCGACCGAGATCGCGGACAGGTAGGAGACCCGCAGGCGCGCCGGCCCGCGGGCCTGAGCCTCGGTCAGGAAGACCGGGAATTGCAGGGTGTCCTCCTCGCCCGCGAGGCGGAAGCCCCGGGTTCCGGCGGGAAAGCGCCGGGCCGCCGCGATGGTGGCTTGGACGGAAAGACGCCGCGCGGCCTCGGAGCCCGCATCGGGGCGCGGCGCCGGGGCCGCCTCCGGCCGGGGCGCGGGAGGCGGGGAGCGGATGGCGTCGCCCGCGGGCGGGACCGTGAGCCGCTCGGCCGGCCCCGCCCCGAGGAAGCTCTGCGCCCGCGCCGTGAGGGCCGGACCGGCGCAGGCGAGGACGAGGGCGGCCGCTGCGGCCGCCAGCAGGCGCGGTGAGGCCCTCATGGCCGCCTCACCGGGCACCCGTGCGGCGCCCCTCGGCAGCCAGCAGGCGGTCGTTCTCGAATTCGAGCATCAGCCGGACCCAGTCGCCCTCCGCCTCGGCCGGAACCGGGCCGGCGCGGACGGGCTCGACCGGGCGCGCGGGCAGGTTGAGCGGGAGGCTCGGGCGGGCGGCGGCGACGGGCGCGGACTCGGGCGCATCGTAGGCCGGAAACGGAGCGGCGGCGGTCTCATCGGCGACGGGCCGCGCGTCGCCGGCCAGCGCGTAGCGCAGGGCCCGCAGGGGCTCGACGAGCCCCCACCAGACGAATTGCAGGGTGCCCGTCAGGATGTCCTTGTGCCGGCGCCGGCGCAGCTGGAAGCGCTGCATCGCGTCCGCGTCGCCGTACATCAGGCCGGCCAGCGCCACGTAGTCCGGGGCCTGCAGGGCGCCGAAGGTCAGACGGCAGACGGCCTCGTCGCCGTCGCGCACGACGCCCTCCAGGATCACCGGCAGCGGAGCCGCCTGCCGCGCGCCGTCGACGGGGATCACAGTCAGGCTCCCGCTCATGGCGCGCTGGCCGGCGCCGGGCGCGAGCAGTGTGCCCGGCAGGCGCAGGGTGCAGCCCTCGGCGGAGACGCGCGTCACGGAGACGTCGACGGCCCGGCCGCCGAGGCTCAGCACCCCGCGCCGGTCGACCGGCAGGGAGGGCATCCGCTCGAGCTGGCGCCGCTCGGCGCAGACGCCGAGGGCGGCGCCGGCGGTCAGCAGGTTGAAGAAGTTCCAAAGGCCGACCACCAGCATCAGGTTGGTCACGCCAGGCTCGAACAGGTAGCGCCAGCCCGCCACCGCGCAGCCGGCGAGCAACAGCGCGTAGACCGCGAAGAACGGCAGCGCGAGCGGCGACAGGTGGTCGTGGTCGAGGCTGGCGCCCTTGCTCGTGACGTTGAAGGTGGGCTTTCGCGGCGACAGGATCACCGAGGCGATGGCCTTCGAGAGGTAGAGGCCCTGGATGTACTCGTAGAGCTCGGAGACGAAGGGCCAGCGGAACTTGCCGTAGACGTAGTTCTGCATCATCAGGTTGATGATGATGTATGTCGCAGTATAGGCGATGGACTCGGCCACGCTCGCGACGAAGATCTTCAGATCGAAGAAGATGTGCAGTAGCGGTGCGAACATGAACGCGAGCCGCGGCATCGGGAAGAACCAGAAGGTCATGCTCGACAGGTAGGCGATTTTCTGGATTGGCTTGAGCCCCGCCTTCAGGGCGGGGTTCTTCAGGAGCAGGATCTGGAACATGCCCTGGCACCAGCGGGAGCGCTGGCCGATGAAGTCGGCGAGCGTGTCCGGCTGGAGGCCGGCGATCAGCGGCTTGTCCACGTAGGCGCTGGTCCAGCCGCGAGCGTGAAGCTCGAAGGCGGTCTCGCAATCCTCCGTGATGGTGATGCCCGAGAATCCGCCCGCCTCGTCGAGGGCCGCGCGCCTCAGGAGCGCGGCCGAGCCGCAGAAGAAGGAGCCGTTCCACTTGTCGAGCCCGCGCTGCGTCACCGCGTAGAACATCTCGTTCTCGGACGGCATCCGCTCGAAGGTGCGCAGATTCCGCTCGACGGGGTCGGGATTCAGGAAGGCGTGCGGCGTCTGCACGAGGAACAGGCGCGGATCCTCGGCGAAGTAGCCGACCGTCTCGCGCAGGAACGAGCGGAACGGCACGTGGTCGGCGTCGAGCACGACCACAATGTCGCCGCTCGCCTGAGCGAGCCCGTTATTCAGGTTGCCGGCCTTGGCGTGCAGGTTGCGTTCGCGGGTGAGATAGCGGGCGCCGAGTTCGGCGCAGAGCGCCTTAAGCTGGGCCCGGCGAGCCCGCGCCGCCTCGGCCTTCCCGCGGTCCGCATCGGCGCATTTCTGGTCGGTGCCGCCATCGTCGAGGAGCCAGACCGTCAGCTTCTCGGGCGGGTAGTTCATCTGGCGCGCGGCGGCGAGGGTCATCGCGAGGATCGACGCATCCTCGTTGTAGCTCGGGACGAAGACGTCGACGGTGGGAAGCTCGGCGGCCCGCTGCGGCGTCGGCGGCCGGCGGCGCAGGGGGTCGGCGTTGATGATCAGGCTGACGAACAGGATGAAGACGCAGTAGAGCTCCCCGAGGAGGAGGAGCAGCCCGAAGCCGAAGCTGACCGGGTCGCCGGGCGAGGGCAGCGTGTTGGTGACCCGCCACAGGATGTAGCGGAGCACCACGAGGCTTCCCATCGCCAGGAACACGAAGCGCGTGCGCGGCCCGTCGAGGAACAGCCAAAGCCCGATCATCGCCGCCATGGCGGCGAGGCTCATGGCGAGTTGGTTCTGCGTGCCGACGGGCTGGCTCAGGAGGACGAGGCCGGCCGCCGTCGTCCCCATCCATACCAGCCACCGCACCGCACGCATCACGCCTGCATCTCCCGCGCCGCCACTCGGCACATCATCGGATTATGTCCATTTCTCGATCAATCCACGAAATTCCAACCGAAACCCCACGCCAGCGGTATCATTGAAGAACTCAATTAAGTCAGAGATGCTGCGTTTCCAGCAAGAGACAGAGTGTCACTGAGCACAAGTTTCAGCGTGCGATAGAAAATTCTTCCCAGATGATTGTTTCGGCGGATGTACACGCCAAGATTGCTTAAAATTTGCTTCATTCCGTATGGGCAGATGCACGATCCAGGTGATCGAACGGCGCGCCGAGCCACCGACGCACGTCGCCCGTGCCCGCGATTTTTGCGGCCCTGCAAAACAGTTTTCCGGATCCGGAACGGCCGGCGGCCGGCCGGAGCGGCGAATGGCGCCCGGCCAAC carries:
- the bcsA gene encoding UDP-forming cellulose synthase catalytic subunit; translation: MRAVRWLVWMGTTAAGLVLLSQPVGTQNQLAMSLAAMAAMIGLWLFLDGPRTRFVFLAMGSLVVLRYILWRVTNTLPSPGDPVSFGFGLLLLLGELYCVFILFVSLIINADPLRRRPPTPQRAAELPTVDVFVPSYNEDASILAMTLAAARQMNYPPEKLTVWLLDDGGTDQKCADADRGKAEAARARRAQLKALCAELGARYLTRERNLHAKAGNLNNGLAQASGDIVVVLDADHVPFRSFLRETVGYFAEDPRLFLVQTPHAFLNPDPVERNLRTFERMPSENEMFYAVTQRGLDKWNGSFFCGSAALLRRAALDEAGGFSGITITEDCETAFELHARGWTSAYVDKPLIAGLQPDTLADFIGQRSRWCQGMFQILLLKNPALKAGLKPIQKIAYLSSMTFWFFPMPRLAFMFAPLLHIFFDLKIFVASVAESIAYTATYIIINLMMQNYVYGKFRWPFVSELYEYIQGLYLSKAIASVILSPRKPTFNVTSKGASLDHDHLSPLALPFFAVYALLLAGCAVAGWRYLFEPGVTNLMLVVGLWNFFNLLTAGAALGVCAERRQLERMPSLPVDRRGVLSLGGRAVDVSVTRVSAEGCTLRLPGTLLAPGAGQRAMSGSLTVIPVDGARQAAPLPVILEGVVRDGDEAVCRLTFGALQAPDYVALAGLMYGDADAMQRFQLRRRRHKDILTGTLQFVWWGLVEPLRALRYALAGDARPVADETAAAPFPAYDAPESAPVAAARPSLPLNLPARPVEPVRAGPVPAEAEGDWVRLMLEFENDRLLAAEGRRTGAR